The following are from one region of the Corylus avellana chromosome ca1, CavTom2PMs-1.0 genome:
- the LOC132167659 gene encoding PR5-like receptor kinase yields MVLICCLIKRNFSSNQIIYFWKKKSLNHKTVQDFLRNHGHLAIKRYSYSDIKKMTNFFRDKLGEGGFGGVYKGKLKDGCLVAVKVLKESRGNGEEFINEVASISRTSHVNIVCLMGFCFEGSKRALIYEFMPNGSLEKFIHNKSPSKVARRLEWETLHNIAIGIARGLEYLHRGCSTRILHFDIKPHNILLDENFSPKISDFGLAKICTREESIISMLGARGTAGYIAPEVFCRNIGGVSHKADVYSYGMMVFEIVGGRRNIDVEIDRTSEIFFPHWIYKRLEQNEDLGLQGLMNEDDYKSARKMIIVSLWCIQTNPLCRPPMSTVVNMLEGSLESLQVPPKPYLSSPSRSPEDSSTMVSTQCDSIMPSNASFF; encoded by the coding sequence ATGGTTCTAATCTGCTGCTTGATCAAGAGAAACTTCTCATCcaatcaaataatttatttttggaaaaagaaaagtctaAACCATAAGACTGTCCAAGACTTTCTAAGAAATCATGGACATCTTGCTATTAAAAGATACAGTTATTCAGATATCAAGAAAATGACCAACTTCTTTAGAGATAAATTAGGCGAAGGGGGCTTTGGTGGTGTCTATAAGGGAAAGTTAAAAGATGGATGTCTTGTGGCAGTTAAGGTTTTGAAGGAATCTAGAGGTAATGGAGAGGAATTCATTAATGAGGTTGCAAGCATTAGTAGGACCTCCCATGTCAACATTGTCTGTCTTATGGGCTTTTGCTTTGAGGGTTCTAAAAGAGCCCTCATCTATGAGTTTATGCCCAACGGATCTCTAGAGAAGTTCATACATAACAAAAGTCCTTCAAAGGTTGCTCGACGATTGGAATGGGAGACATTACACAACATTGCAATTGGCATTGCTCGAGGATTAGAGTACTTACATAGAGGTTGCAGCACAAGGATCTTACATTTCGATATAAAGCCTCACAATATTCTTTTGGATGAGAACTTCAGCCCAAAGATttctgattttggccttgcaaaAATATGCACAAGAGAAGAGAGTATTATATCAATGTTGGGTGCGAGAGGAACTGCGGGATATATAGCTCCAGAAGTATTTTGTAGAAATATTGGAGGGGTTTCTCACAAGGCAGATGTTTATAGCTACGGAATGATGGTTTTTGAAATTGTTGGAGGAAGAAGGAATATAGATGTTGAAATTGATCGTACtagtgaaatattttttccgCATTGGATTTACAAGCGTCTTGAACAAAATGAAGATCTAGGACTGCAGGGCCTTATGAATGAAGACGATTACAAAAGTGCAAGGAAGATGATAATAGTCAGTTTGTGGTGCATACAGACTAACCCTTTATGTCGGCCACCAATGAGCACAGTTGTGAATATGTTAGAAGGGAGTCTTGAATCCTTACAAGTACCACCCAAACCTTACTTGTCTTCACCATCACGATCACCGGAAGATTCTTCAACAATGGTGTCAACACAGTGTGATTCTATAATGCCTTCAAAtgcatcttttttttaa